In Sphingopyxis sp. 113P3, one DNA window encodes the following:
- a CDS encoding GumC family protein, producing the protein MNEIVRGPVVSVDPAAVHREDGERQYATSLPEIERIFAAIISHRNWVMAVIIGTLLLGLLATFLTTPEYTSTARIEVLPDAPVDTSVEEQRDRSAINEIAFYNTQYSLLKSESLAERVVRAGNLTADKAFIDAFDLEVSDGGMTSAERRSLTDKAVTALLDHLDVSPVRTSSLVDISFSTPSPTLSAKLADLWVTQFVQATIDRRFAATSDARKYLEARLETLRKNLESSERALINYSVSKGIVTVASETDTSGRTRTQTLVGSDIIQISQALAKAREARIAAEAELANTMTGVAQVNAPTISALRQKRAEAEAELARMQTVFADDYPAVASLRSEIANLDQSIRAEVGRSSEGNREAYNAAVKRERELEAELDGLTSRYNSQQRESIEMAILQREVDSNRQLYEGLLQRYKEIGVAGVGTNNVSLVDRAKPAERPSSPRLLVNIAVSLLIGMALAAGLVFVLEKMDSSIRDPQDVLPRFDLPLLGAIPEVLSTPIVDAIADKKSAIYEAYFSLMTNLTFLTEHGAPRAIMLTSSRPKEGKSNSSLCLATVLAATGKSVILVDADVRNPSLNRYLDIPNQRGLSHYLSGDDDLDGMIAELPNFGFSIITAGKMPPNAAELLGSERLGTLITELLNRYDHVLVDAPPLLGLADAPLIARRVEGVLFTIEANGTKNRAIATALNRLRMSGAKLFGAIVTEVGARNQVYGYGYGYGYGFSYGAARSGDE; encoded by the coding sequence ATGAACGAGATTGTCCGCGGCCCTGTCGTGTCTGTTGATCCCGCTGCTGTTCACCGCGAAGATGGCGAGCGGCAATATGCTACATCGCTTCCAGAAATTGAGCGCATATTTGCAGCGATTATAAGCCATCGTAACTGGGTCATGGCGGTTATTATTGGTACGCTGCTACTTGGCCTCCTTGCGACATTTCTCACGACGCCAGAATATACTTCGACTGCGCGGATCGAGGTTCTCCCCGATGCTCCCGTTGACACCTCGGTAGAAGAACAGCGAGACCGAAGCGCGATCAACGAGATCGCCTTCTACAATACTCAATATTCGCTGCTTAAGTCGGAATCTCTCGCCGAACGCGTCGTTCGAGCTGGAAACCTTACCGCGGACAAGGCGTTTATCGACGCGTTTGACCTCGAGGTTTCCGACGGAGGGATGACCAGCGCCGAGCGAAGGAGCCTGACCGACAAGGCGGTAACTGCTTTGCTAGACCACCTTGACGTCTCCCCAGTGCGGACCTCAAGTCTAGTCGACATTAGCTTTTCGACGCCGTCCCCCACATTGTCTGCAAAACTTGCGGACCTCTGGGTTACCCAGTTCGTGCAAGCGACGATCGATCGTCGTTTCGCAGCAACTTCGGACGCCCGCAAATATTTGGAAGCGAGACTGGAGACGCTTCGAAAAAATCTCGAGTCTTCTGAGCGGGCGCTGATCAACTATTCGGTTTCCAAGGGGATCGTCACCGTAGCCTCCGAAACGGACACCAGTGGGCGGACGCGGACCCAAACGCTGGTGGGGTCCGATATCATCCAGATCAGCCAGGCGCTTGCCAAGGCGCGTGAGGCGCGCATAGCCGCCGAAGCCGAACTGGCCAATACGATGACGGGCGTAGCGCAGGTGAACGCGCCGACGATCAGCGCCTTGCGCCAGAAGCGAGCTGAGGCGGAAGCCGAACTTGCGCGAATGCAAACGGTCTTCGCGGATGATTATCCGGCCGTAGCATCGTTGCGGTCGGAAATAGCAAATTTAGACCAGAGCATCCGCGCCGAGGTCGGCCGTTCGTCGGAGGGCAATCGCGAGGCATATAACGCTGCGGTGAAGCGCGAACGCGAATTGGAGGCTGAGCTTGATGGATTGACGAGCCGCTACAATAGCCAGCAGCGGGAATCGATCGAGATGGCGATTTTGCAGCGGGAAGTAGATTCGAACCGGCAGCTTTATGAAGGCTTGCTCCAGCGCTATAAAGAAATCGGGGTTGCGGGCGTGGGGACAAACAACGTTTCGCTCGTCGATCGCGCTAAACCTGCAGAACGTCCTTCGAGCCCCCGCTTGTTGGTCAACATTGCTGTATCGCTTCTCATCGGTATGGCACTGGCTGCCGGTCTCGTGTTTGTACTCGAGAAAATGGATAGCTCGATCCGCGATCCGCAGGACGTTCTGCCACGCTTTGATTTGCCGCTCCTGGGAGCCATCCCCGAAGTGCTCAGTACGCCGATCGTAGACGCGATTGCGGACAAGAAATCGGCAATTTACGAAGCCTATTTCTCCTTGATGACCAACTTGACCTTCCTAACCGAACACGGGGCGCCGCGAGCGATCATGCTGACGTCGTCGAGGCCGAAGGAAGGTAAGAGCAACTCGTCTCTGTGCCTCGCGACGGTGCTTGCGGCTACAGGTAAGTCCGTCATTTTGGTCGATGCGGACGTTCGCAATCCATCGCTCAATCGCTACCTTGATATTCCCAACCAACGTGGCCTCAGTCACTATCTTTCGGGCGACGACGACCTCGATGGAATGATCGCGGAGTTACCCAACTTCGGGTTCTCGATCATCACTGCCGGCAAAATGCCGCCGAATGCTGCAGAACTGCTGGGAAGCGAGAGGCTTGGTACGTTGATCACCGAATTGTTGAATCGCTACGATCACGTACTGGTGGACGCGCCGCCGTTGCTAGGATTGGCTGACGCGCCGCTCATTGCGCGCCGGGTGGAAGGTGTATTGTTCACCATTGAGGCGAACGGCACCAAGAATCGAGCGATCGCAACGGCGCTGAACCGCCTCCGGATGTCGGGAGCGAAGCTGTTCGGTGCGATCGTAACGGAGGTCGGCGCCCGCAACCAAGTCTACGGTTATGGTTACGGTTATGGGTACGGTTTCAGCTATGGCGCCGCCAGAAGCGGTGATGAATGA
- a CDS encoding Coenzyme F420 hydrogenase/dehydrogenase, beta subunit C-terminal domain, with amino-acid sequence MSDIQRVVENGYCIGCGACAVQDPAIAIEVSPLGLPRAQLPRTADSDAVCPFAARKTEDDLSRELYSADLANDARIGRHIGTYAGGVRDEAFREKSSSGGMVTWILLQLLERGEIDGVVHVGRSAGSGYEYRVSETADDIVGNAKSRYYPVHFNEALSTVLDSGKSYAFVGVPCFVKAVRLLAAENARVRDVVKYCIAIFCGHMKSRSFSEMIALQQGVTPAALKYVDFRVKNRAAPANRYSNQVHFIDEDGALQSRPPVPTKDLHGMDWGLGYFKAPPCDWCDDIAGEVADFSCGDAWLPEYVSDSLGTSVMITRNAVIDAILNDGRASGVLALDDVDVGKIYESQAGNYRHRQEGLAVRLADAQRAGTWTPKKRIRPDSFKVDARRRAIYRHRQRLMSKSHSAFQAVRSGNKYLIFMLKMLPYEVYYAILNRRLVRGTGKILLQFVKYFKVRYKK; translated from the coding sequence ATGTCTGATATTCAACGAGTGGTCGAGAATGGCTATTGCATCGGATGCGGTGCCTGCGCGGTCCAGGATCCGGCGATTGCGATAGAGGTTTCGCCGCTCGGCCTTCCGCGCGCCCAGTTGCCGCGAACCGCCGACTCCGATGCGGTTTGCCCCTTTGCAGCCCGCAAGACCGAAGACGATCTGTCGCGTGAGCTTTATTCGGCGGACCTTGCGAACGACGCTCGCATCGGCCGGCATATCGGAACCTATGCGGGCGGGGTCCGCGACGAAGCGTTTCGGGAGAAATCCAGTTCGGGGGGGATGGTAACTTGGATTCTCCTCCAACTGCTGGAGCGCGGCGAAATCGACGGCGTTGTTCATGTCGGACGAAGCGCGGGATCGGGATATGAATATCGAGTGTCGGAGACCGCCGATGACATCGTAGGCAACGCGAAATCCAGATACTACCCGGTGCATTTCAACGAGGCGCTCTCCACCGTCTTGGATAGCGGCAAATCCTATGCGTTCGTAGGTGTGCCCTGTTTCGTTAAAGCGGTGCGGCTATTGGCCGCGGAGAATGCGCGTGTCCGGGATGTCGTGAAATATTGCATCGCGATCTTCTGCGGGCACATGAAGAGTAGATCTTTTTCGGAAATGATCGCGTTGCAGCAAGGCGTAACACCCGCTGCATTGAAATATGTCGATTTTCGCGTGAAGAACCGCGCCGCGCCGGCCAATCGCTACAGCAATCAGGTCCACTTTATCGACGAGGACGGTGCGCTCCAGAGCCGTCCACCCGTGCCGACCAAGGATCTGCACGGCATGGATTGGGGATTGGGATACTTCAAAGCCCCACCTTGTGATTGGTGCGATGATATTGCTGGGGAAGTGGCTGATTTTTCCTGCGGCGACGCCTGGCTTCCCGAATATGTATCGGATTCGCTCGGGACCAGTGTGATGATCACCCGAAACGCGGTCATCGACGCGATCCTGAACGATGGCCGCGCCAGCGGTGTGCTGGCACTGGATGACGTCGATGTCGGCAAGATATATGAATCCCAGGCGGGAAACTATCGCCATCGGCAAGAAGGGCTGGCAGTTCGCTTGGCGGATGCGCAGCGCGCTGGGACCTGGACCCCAAAGAAGCGTATTCGTCCGGATAGCTTCAAAGTCGATGCGCGCCGCCGAGCGATATATCGCCACCGTCAGCGCCTGATGAGCAAGTCACACAGCGCTTTCCAGGCTGTCAGATCTGGAAACAAATATCTGATTTTTATGCTAAAAATGCTTCCATACGAAGTATATTATGCAATCCTGAACCGAAGGCTTGTCCGCGGAACCGGGAAGATACTCTTGCAATTCGTCAAATATTTTAAAGTCAGGTACAAAAAATGA
- a CDS encoding glycosyltransferase family 2 protein, translated as MVIPLYNKGSHIADTLDRVLAQSFADFEVIVVDDGSTDGGVEIARAFASARVRVIEQANAGVSSARNRGIDGARGDYIALLDADDMWTPDHLEKLDALIESYPGRAIYSCAHALIRNGTHHYKKQPDTEPFIADGPEFLEEYAKSFALVHSSTVCIPRLLFAKIGGFPVGITKGEDVYVWIRAALAGGIAYSSALCTYLNQDAENRSVLNRNGEIPYYIRWLGKELGAGKLGPEESKHARRLLRRSILFNAAACRAQGDPTSLAAYRSLSCARSPDISFPLAAISVFPEAILRLLRRYRHKAAPVRLSEDI; from the coding sequence GTGGTCATCCCGCTTTACAACAAGGGTTCCCATATAGCGGATACGCTTGATCGTGTGCTGGCGCAGAGCTTTGCCGATTTCGAGGTAATTGTCGTCGACGATGGATCGACGGATGGCGGCGTCGAGATCGCGCGCGCCTTCGCATCGGCTCGGGTGCGGGTGATCGAACAGGCAAATGCAGGCGTGTCATCCGCCCGCAACCGCGGCATTGATGGAGCGAGAGGTGATTATATCGCCTTACTGGATGCCGACGACATGTGGACCCCCGATCATCTCGAAAAGCTCGATGCCCTGATCGAATCCTATCCTGGGCGCGCTATCTACAGCTGCGCCCATGCGTTGATCCGAAACGGCACCCATCATTACAAAAAGCAGCCGGACACGGAGCCTTTCATCGCAGACGGTCCTGAATTTCTCGAAGAATATGCGAAAAGTTTTGCGCTCGTTCATAGCTCCACGGTGTGCATTCCCCGGCTGCTTTTTGCAAAAATAGGCGGATTCCCGGTAGGAATTACCAAGGGCGAGGACGTGTATGTCTGGATCCGGGCGGCCCTTGCGGGGGGTATTGCGTATAGTAGTGCGTTATGCACCTATTTGAATCAGGACGCCGAAAACCGCAGTGTGCTGAATAGGAATGGTGAGATACCCTATTATATCCGGTGGCTTGGAAAGGAGCTGGGGGCTGGTAAACTAGGCCCGGAGGAATCCAAGCACGCGCGACGGTTGCTGCGCCGGAGCATACTTTTTAATGCCGCGGCGTGCCGGGCTCAAGGAGATCCGACGTCATTGGCAGCGTATAGGTCGTTGTCCTGCGCACGATCGCCAGATATCTCTTTTCCGCTTGCCGCGATATCCGTCTTCCCTGAGGCCATTCTACGGCTGTTAAGAAGATACCGGCATAAAGCAGCCCCGGTACGTTTGAGCGAGGATATATAA
- a CDS encoding polysaccharide pyruvyl transferase family protein, with amino-acid sequence MRRFYLSGQRTFGNRGCEAIVRSTVALLRERFEGCEVLVPSDDAERDRRQWSEAAQSGVRFVKAYRPFHSKLWARVQKAPVGLIQRAGWPFPLPSWLKADMASADAVIAVGGDNYSLDYLLPSLYMGIDRLAMDMGKPVCLWGASVGPFEREPAFVPAIRDHLSQMKWIGVRESLSYRYLTETLGLKNVGMMADPAFTLTKSPTDSAAFWPEEADMGVIGFNISPLIERYKSEQQNLREEAIGFIRAAVARGFAILLVPHVIPKEGDPKNNDSIYMARMLEDVQDLGARVTLMPSLNAAQIKDVVSRLRFFIGARTHATIAALSSGVPTISISYSVKSIGINQDLLGDRPVVLKTPSLTTESLLGKLDYLLDKETEIRDRLHTLLPEWRGKVQDAMLSVAERQ; translated from the coding sequence ATGAGGCGCTTTTACTTGAGCGGTCAGCGGACGTTTGGAAACCGCGGTTGTGAAGCGATCGTCCGGAGCACGGTTGCCTTGCTGCGTGAGCGGTTCGAAGGGTGCGAGGTGCTCGTCCCCTCCGATGACGCCGAGCGCGACCGTCGACAATGGAGCGAGGCCGCCCAATCGGGCGTGCGGTTTGTCAAGGCATATCGCCCCTTCCATTCGAAGCTGTGGGCGCGGGTGCAAAAGGCTCCGGTGGGCTTGATCCAGCGCGCGGGTTGGCCGTTTCCGCTTCCGAGCTGGTTAAAGGCCGATATGGCGAGTGCGGACGCGGTCATCGCGGTGGGGGGGGACAATTACTCGCTCGATTACCTTTTGCCCTCACTTTATATGGGAATTGACCGCCTTGCGATGGACATGGGTAAGCCGGTCTGTCTGTGGGGCGCATCGGTAGGTCCATTCGAGCGCGAACCAGCTTTCGTGCCGGCCATTCGCGATCACCTGTCACAGATGAAGTGGATCGGCGTGCGGGAGAGCCTTTCGTATCGCTATCTCACCGAAACGCTAGGGCTCAAAAACGTTGGAATGATGGCTGACCCCGCGTTCACCTTGACGAAATCTCCCACCGACAGCGCTGCCTTCTGGCCAGAGGAGGCCGACATGGGGGTGATCGGGTTCAACATCTCGCCACTCATCGAACGGTATAAGAGCGAACAGCAGAATTTGCGCGAGGAAGCGATCGGCTTCATCAGAGCGGCCGTTGCCAGAGGGTTTGCGATCCTTCTTGTTCCGCATGTCATCCCCAAGGAGGGGGACCCCAAGAATAATGACAGCATTTATATGGCGCGGATGCTGGAGGATGTGCAGGATCTCGGAGCCCGCGTTACCCTGATGCCATCACTTAACGCCGCCCAGATCAAGGACGTCGTTTCGCGACTCCGCTTTTTCATTGGTGCGCGAACTCATGCCACGATCGCCGCATTATCAAGCGGAGTTCCAACCATTTCGATTTCGTACAGCGTCAAGTCGATCGGTATCAACCAAGACCTCTTGGGTGACAGGCCCGTTGTGCTTAAAACGCCGTCGCTGACGACTGAGAGCCTGCTCGGTAAGCTCGATTATCTATTGGACAAGGAGACGGAAATTCGCGATCGGCTGCACACCCTCCTGCCGGAATGGCGGGGCAAGGTGCAGGACGCCATGCTATCGGTCGCGGAACGGCAATAG
- the tviB gene encoding Vi polysaccharide biosynthesis UDP-N-acetylglucosamine C-6 dehydrogenase TviB — MSISPMISEETPIGVIGLGYVGLPLAVEFGRLRPVIGFDIDGRRIEELRGGIDRTRETSPEELASASCLHLTDKIDELAAASVYIVTVPTPIDTHKRPDLTPLLRASETVGSVLKRGDIVIYESTVYPGATEEDCVPVLERASGLIFNEDFFCGYSPERINPGDKEHRLPNIKKVTSGSTPEVASLVDELYASIITAGTFKAQSIKVAEAAKVIENTQRDLNIALMNELAIIFDKLGIDTQSVLAAAGTKWNFLKFSPGLVGGHCIGVDPYYLTHKAQAVGYHPQVILAGRRVNDGMGSYVAGQLVRLMIKRSIQVQGARVLVLGLAFKENCPDLRNTRVVDVIDELRDYGIEVDIHDPWVDAAEAEREYGLSLTDPAPGFYDAVVLTVPHREFVDGGAARLRAWTRSGGVFVDIKGVLAPEESDLRL, encoded by the coding sequence ATGTCGATTTCTCCCATGATTTCCGAGGAGACGCCGATCGGGGTGATCGGGCTTGGTTATGTCGGGCTGCCGCTGGCTGTCGAGTTCGGCAGGTTGCGGCCAGTGATCGGATTCGACATTGATGGTCGCCGCATCGAGGAGTTGCGTGGCGGTATTGATAGGACCCGCGAGACGTCACCTGAAGAGCTGGCAAGCGCCAGCTGCCTACACTTAACAGACAAGATCGATGAACTGGCTGCTGCGAGCGTTTATATCGTAACGGTTCCCACGCCGATTGACACTCACAAGCGGCCGGATCTGACGCCGCTGCTCCGAGCCTCAGAAACTGTCGGCTCTGTTTTAAAGCGCGGCGACATCGTCATTTATGAAAGCACGGTCTACCCCGGCGCCACGGAGGAAGACTGCGTCCCGGTTCTGGAACGAGCGTCTGGCCTGATCTTCAACGAAGATTTTTTTTGCGGCTACAGCCCAGAACGAATTAATCCAGGGGACAAGGAGCATCGGCTTCCCAATATTAAGAAGGTAACGAGCGGATCGACGCCCGAGGTAGCCTCGCTCGTTGACGAACTTTACGCATCGATCATCACTGCCGGGACGTTCAAGGCGCAAAGCATCAAGGTGGCAGAAGCCGCCAAGGTCATCGAAAATACGCAGCGTGACCTCAATATTGCGTTGATGAACGAACTCGCAATCATCTTTGATAAGCTCGGGATCGACACCCAGAGCGTTCTCGCAGCAGCTGGCACCAAATGGAATTTCCTGAAATTCTCACCAGGTCTGGTCGGCGGGCACTGCATCGGCGTGGACCCCTACTATCTTACACACAAGGCGCAGGCAGTAGGATATCATCCGCAAGTGATCCTCGCGGGGCGACGCGTAAACGATGGAATGGGGAGTTATGTAGCCGGTCAGCTCGTACGCCTGATGATCAAAAGAAGTATCCAGGTTCAAGGTGCCCGTGTCCTCGTCTTGGGATTAGCATTCAAGGAAAATTGCCCTGATCTCCGGAACACCCGGGTGGTAGACGTGATCGACGAACTCAGGGATTATGGCATTGAGGTCGATATTCACGATCCTTGGGTCGACGCTGCCGAAGCGGAGAGAGAATATGGACTGTCGCTCACCGATCCTGCACCAGGGTTTTATGATGCGGTGGTACTGACGGTCCCGCATCGCGAATTTGTCGATGGCGGCGCGGCGCGCCTGAGGGCCTGGACTCGAAGCGGGGGTGTTTTCGTGGATATCAAGGGCGTGCTTGCGCCTGAGGAGAGCGATCTTCGACTGTGA
- a CDS encoding GDP-mannose 4,6-dehydratase, translating into MTYPSSSSPARRVLITGTAGFIGFHLAKLLLAEGFSVCGYDGMTDYYDVNLKRRRHQTLLQNMQFSATEAMLEDGEHFWRVAEDFQPNVIVHLAAQAGVRYSLENPRAYIDSNIVGTFNVMEAARKLQVSHLLMASTSSVYGANDVMPFTETEKADTQLTIYAATKKANESMAHSYAHLWNLPTTMFRFFTVYGTWGRPDLALFKFVDAILDGKPIDIYNHGDMYRDFTYVDDLVRAIRLLIDVPPVRPASPGDIADGDSLSPVAPYRVVNIGNSEKVRLLDFIEAIEQELGVKAVRNYMPMQMGDVPATWADASLLQKLTGYQPQTNFRDGIARFVGWFREYYQK; encoded by the coding sequence CTGACCTATCCCTCTTCCTCCTCTCCTGCGCGCAGAGTTCTCATAACCGGTACGGCCGGTTTCATCGGATTCCACCTCGCGAAGTTGCTCCTCGCCGAAGGATTCAGTGTTTGCGGGTATGACGGGATGACTGACTATTATGACGTCAACCTGAAGCGACGGCGGCACCAGACGCTTTTGCAGAATATGCAATTCTCAGCGACCGAAGCGATGCTTGAGGATGGTGAGCACTTTTGGCGGGTTGCCGAAGATTTCCAGCCTAATGTGATCGTACATCTCGCGGCGCAGGCCGGGGTTCGGTACAGTCTGGAAAATCCGCGCGCTTATATCGACAGCAATATCGTGGGCACTTTCAATGTGATGGAGGCGGCGCGAAAGCTGCAGGTGTCCCATTTGCTTATGGCGTCAACCTCCTCTGTATATGGTGCAAATGACGTGATGCCTTTCACGGAAACTGAAAAGGCTGACACCCAACTGACCATCTATGCTGCGACCAAGAAGGCCAACGAGAGCATGGCTCACAGCTACGCTCATCTTTGGAACCTTCCAACGACGATGTTCCGTTTCTTTACGGTGTACGGGACTTGGGGCCGACCGGATCTTGCCCTGTTTAAGTTCGTCGATGCTATTCTCGATGGGAAACCGATCGACATTTATAACCACGGCGACATGTACCGAGATTTCACTTATGTCGATGATCTGGTGCGCGCCATCCGGCTTTTGATTGACGTGCCGCCAGTGCGTCCCGCGTCACCCGGCGACATCGCTGACGGCGATAGCCTATCGCCGGTTGCGCCCTATCGGGTGGTGAATATCGGCAATTCGGAGAAAGTCCGCCTGCTCGATTTCATCGAAGCTATCGAGCAGGAGCTCGGGGTCAAGGCGGTTCGCAATTACATGCCGATGCAGATGGGCGATGTGCCAGCGACATGGGCTGACGCTTCGCTCCTGCAAAAGTTGACAGGGTATCAGCCCCAGACAAATTTTCGAGATGGGATCGCCCGGTTCGTCGGATGGTTCCGCGAATATTATCAAAAGTAG
- a CDS encoding flippase, with protein sequence MRSGAASRRNDHGAPEASNEGSFMLAAFDRLARPRFHMVSAISMLWLGSLAGSGCAFLTQILLARNLNPAGFGAFAAALNSVTLVAPLASFGLGGFWLRAFGEEGWEAERWLRASLRYAAGTTIAVMAGLMLWAFLGPHDDATRWLLGILSFHLVGFVAVELVSSKLQLEARYRALALWQFFPHMVRLTLVATLALAVARGLRLQDVVIVYAMTAAAVSGLGVRYLWQMRQGRLQLHGHGPKPDTAGWRPAPTAMQVMAEAWPFGVAGVFYLIYFQIDIVLLKYLQGDQAAGLYNVAFVVMGAVYLLPSVLYQKFLLPKIHRWASHDREQFVRVYKIGSVAMLGIGLGAMAAVWLLAPWAVTFLFGAQYAEAAAVLRILALAIPMRFVSTAVGSTLTTSNHMKTKVKLMGIVAVVNIVGNLLLIPRYDIYGSAAATLASEAVLLCLYVMVSKRSVFSETR encoded by the coding sequence TTGCGATCGGGAGCCGCTTCCCGTCGAAACGATCACGGCGCGCCGGAGGCGTCCAATGAAGGTTCTTTCATGCTTGCTGCCTTTGATCGACTGGCAAGGCCTCGCTTTCATATGGTCAGCGCGATATCGATGCTATGGTTAGGTTCGCTCGCCGGATCGGGATGTGCATTTCTAACCCAGATATTGCTGGCGCGTAATCTGAACCCGGCGGGCTTTGGCGCCTTCGCAGCTGCGCTCAACAGTGTAACGCTGGTCGCGCCCTTGGCTAGTTTTGGCCTGGGCGGTTTTTGGCTCCGCGCCTTCGGGGAAGAGGGCTGGGAGGCCGAGCGCTGGCTCAGAGCTTCACTGCGCTATGCCGCAGGCACGACGATCGCGGTGATGGCCGGTTTGATGCTCTGGGCTTTCCTAGGGCCGCATGATGACGCGACACGCTGGTTACTCGGTATATTGTCTTTCCACTTGGTCGGGTTTGTCGCGGTAGAGCTTGTAAGCTCGAAGCTGCAGCTCGAGGCGCGCTACAGGGCGCTCGCACTTTGGCAATTTTTTCCGCACATGGTCCGGCTGACCCTCGTTGCGACGCTCGCCCTGGCTGTGGCACGGGGACTTCGATTACAGGATGTCGTCATCGTCTACGCAATGACTGCCGCTGCCGTATCGGGGCTGGGCGTCCGCTACCTATGGCAGATGCGCCAAGGGCGTCTTCAACTCCACGGTCATGGTCCAAAGCCCGATACTGCCGGATGGCGGCCGGCGCCCACCGCAATGCAGGTTATGGCGGAAGCGTGGCCGTTCGGGGTCGCTGGCGTCTTCTATTTGATCTATTTTCAGATCGACATCGTTCTTCTCAAATATCTTCAGGGAGATCAGGCCGCAGGTCTCTACAATGTCGCGTTCGTGGTCATGGGCGCGGTATATCTGCTGCCGAGCGTGCTGTATCAGAAATTCCTGCTCCCAAAAATTCACCGGTGGGCAAGCCACGATAGGGAGCAGTTCGTCCGGGTCTATAAGATTGGCAGCGTCGCGATGCTCGGGATTGGCCTTGGGGCCATGGCGGCGGTTTGGTTACTGGCCCCTTGGGCGGTCACGTTCCTGTTCGGCGCCCAATATGCCGAGGCGGCGGCGGTCCTCCGCATATTGGCCTTGGCAATTCCGATGCGCTTTGTCTCGACGGCCGTTGGATCCACGTTGACGACATCCAATCATATGAAAACCAAGGTAAAGTTGATGGGAATTGTCGCAGTCGTCAACATTGTCGGAAATTTGCTCCTGATCCCCAGGTACGACATATACGGTTCGGCGGCTGCGACGCTGGCGAGTGAGGCGGTTCTTCTTTGCCTGTATGTCATGGTTTCGAAGCGATCCGTATTTTCGGAAACTAGGTAA
- a CDS encoding IS5 family transposase (programmed frameshift), with amino-acid sequence MRRRFELTDFEWSVIEPLLPNKPRGVPRVDDRRVINGILWRFRTGSPWADIPERYGPHTTCYNRFVRWRKAGVWDRLLTAVSHAFDGELVMIDSSSIRVHQHGATFKKGDPNRCMGRSRGGLTTKIHALVDGRGLPIQLHLSEGQASDCKQADPLLGAVPEGSTFLADKAYDSDAIRARITAQGGFANIPAKRNRRQGFVFSTFLYRYRNLIERFFGKLKHARGLATRYDKRADNFLAAIKLFSARLWINAYESTA; translated from the exons ATGCGTCGCCGTTTTGAGCTGACAGATTTCGAATGGTCTGTGATCGAGCCGCTGCTTCCGAACAAGCCGCGGGGCGTGCCACGTGTGGATGATCGCCGGGTGATCAACGGGATATTGTGGCGGTTCCGCACAGGCAGCCCCTGGGCGGATATTCCGGAACGCTATGGTCCACACACCACCTGCTACAATCGCTTCGTGCGCTGGCGCAAAGCCGGTGTGTGGGATCGGCTGCTGACGGCAGTTTCCCATGCCTTCGACGGCGAGTTGGTGATGATCGACAGTTCCTCCATCCGGGTCCACCAGCACGGTGCGACCT TTAAAAAGGGGGACCCAAATCGCTGCATGGGACGTTCCCGCGGCGGTTTGACGACCAAGATCCACGCACTGGTTGATGGACGAGGCCTGCCGATCCAGCTGCACTTGTCCGAAGGACAGGCGAGCGATTGCAAACAAGCTGATCCGCTGCTCGGCGCCGTGCCGGAAGGCAGCACCTTCCTCGCCGACAAGGCCTATGACAGCGACGCCATCCGCGCGCGGATCACAGCACAAGGCGGCTTCGCCAACATTCCCGCCAAGCGCAATCGCAGGCAGGGCTTTGTGTTCAGCACCTTCCTCTACCGATATCGCAACCTGATCGAACGCTTCTTCGGAAAACTCAAACACGCCAGAGGCTTGGCCACCCGATACGACAAGCGAGCCGACAACTTCCTCGCCGCCATCAAGCTCTTCTCAGCACGCCTCTGGATCAACGCTTATGAGTCCACGGCCTAG